The following are encoded in a window of Salinibacter ruber DSM 13855 genomic DNA:
- a CDS encoding P1 family peptidase, which yields MSLRCLVVSLLFCLVPMTAPAQSESVRLRDLGVAPGLFSPGSLNAITDVAGVQVGHRTRMEGDSVRTGVTAVRPHGGDLFREKVPAAVHVGNGFGKAAGFLQVRELGTIETPIVLTNTLDVGTAVDATVAWTLDRPGHEDVGSVNAVVGETNDGYLNDIRGQHVTREDVIGAIESASGGDVAEGSVGAGTGTSALGWKGGIGTSSRVLPEKHGTHTVGALVQANYGGVLRIDGVPVGERLGRYDFRSVVEGEGGEEAPGPDDAGSCMIVLATDAPVSPRNLERMAKRAMLGLARTGSYASNGSGDFVVAFSTQNRRTGAAAPRPDSLLPNDQMSPLFLATVEATEEAVYNALTAATTVTGRDGHTRKALPLARLRTILREAGRIDTTESDAPRP from the coding sequence ATGTCGCTTCGTTGCCTCGTCGTCTCGCTCCTGTTCTGCCTCGTCCCCATGACCGCGCCGGCCCAGTCCGAGTCCGTCCGCCTGCGGGACCTCGGGGTCGCCCCCGGGCTCTTTTCGCCCGGGAGCCTCAACGCGATCACCGACGTGGCGGGGGTGCAGGTGGGCCACCGCACGCGGATGGAAGGCGACTCGGTGCGCACCGGCGTAACGGCGGTTCGCCCGCACGGGGGCGACCTCTTCCGCGAGAAGGTGCCGGCGGCGGTGCACGTGGGCAACGGCTTCGGCAAGGCCGCGGGCTTTCTGCAGGTGCGAGAGCTGGGCACGATCGAGACGCCCATCGTGCTCACGAACACGCTCGATGTGGGCACGGCCGTGGACGCTACGGTGGCCTGGACCCTCGACCGGCCCGGCCACGAGGACGTGGGGTCGGTGAACGCCGTGGTGGGGGAGACGAACGACGGCTACCTGAACGACATCCGCGGGCAGCACGTGACGCGAGAAGATGTCATTGGGGCCATCGAGTCGGCGTCGGGCGGGGACGTGGCGGAGGGGAGCGTGGGGGCGGGCACCGGCACCAGCGCCCTCGGGTGGAAGGGGGGCATCGGCACGAGTTCGCGCGTGCTCCCCGAGAAGCACGGCACGCACACCGTGGGGGCGCTCGTCCAGGCCAACTACGGCGGCGTGCTCCGCATCGACGGCGTGCCGGTGGGGGAGCGGCTGGGCCGCTACGACTTCCGCTCCGTCGTCGAGGGGGAGGGGGGCGAAGAGGCGCCGGGGCCCGACGACGCGGGGTCCTGCATGATCGTGCTGGCGACCGACGCCCCCGTTTCGCCCCGCAACCTGGAGCGGATGGCCAAGCGGGCGATGCTGGGGCTGGCCCGCACCGGCAGCTACGCGAGCAACGGCTCCGGCGACTTCGTCGTGGCCTTCTCGACGCAGAACCGCCGCACCGGGGCGGCGGCCCCCCGCCCCGACTCGCTGCTCCCGAACGACCAGATGAGCCCGCTCTTCCTGGCCACCGTGGAGGCGACGGAGGAGGCCGTCTACAACGCGCTCACGGCCGCCACGACGGTGACGGGCCGCGACGGCCACACACGGAAGGCCCTGCCGCTGGCCCGCCTCCGCACGATCCTCCGCGAGGCCGGCCGCATCGACACGACCGAATCGGACGCGCCCCGCCCATGA
- the glgA gene encoding glycogen synthase — protein MRIAILTNEYPPNVYGGAGVHVEYLTRELAKLEDGRHEIEVLCFGAQDETHDNLRVRGIDPDMEVPHQDERHAKFMDAMARDLVMAGSVADADIIHGHTWYSHLAGCLAKQLTGGQLVLTTHSLEPHRPWKREQLGRGYDGSSWVEQTAYETADGVVAVSGAMEDDVQSLYDVSGADTQVIHNGIDIEQYRPRPDRSTLEDYGVDPDRPFVLFVGRITRQKGILHLVEAIRHFDPDIQVVLCAGAPDTEEIGAEMEARVEAVRAETENRIVWLAEMLPREDVITMYTHASVFVCPSVYEPFGIINLEAMACETPIVASRVGGIPEIVVPDETGLLVDVDPTGGDDVEPAAPEAFAHGLADGVNALMRDPDRREQMGTAARRRVEAQFSWTAIAEQTLGFYKSLVDDGHS, from the coding sequence ATGAGAATTGCGATCCTCACCAACGAGTACCCGCCCAACGTCTACGGCGGGGCCGGCGTGCACGTGGAGTACCTGACCCGCGAGCTGGCGAAGCTTGAGGACGGCCGGCACGAGATCGAGGTGCTCTGCTTCGGCGCGCAGGACGAGACGCACGACAACCTGCGGGTTCGCGGGATCGACCCGGACATGGAGGTCCCCCACCAGGACGAGCGCCACGCCAAGTTCATGGACGCGATGGCGCGCGACCTGGTTATGGCCGGCTCCGTGGCCGACGCCGACATCATCCACGGACACACCTGGTACTCGCACCTGGCCGGCTGCCTCGCCAAGCAACTGACCGGCGGCCAACTGGTGCTCACCACCCACTCCCTGGAGCCGCACCGCCCCTGGAAGCGCGAGCAGCTCGGCCGCGGCTACGACGGCTCCTCTTGGGTGGAGCAGACCGCCTACGAGACCGCGGACGGCGTCGTGGCGGTCTCCGGCGCGATGGAGGACGACGTGCAGTCGCTCTACGACGTGAGCGGCGCGGACACGCAGGTCATCCACAACGGCATCGACATCGAGCAGTACCGCCCGCGCCCCGACCGGTCGACGCTGGAGGACTACGGCGTGGACCCCGACCGGCCGTTCGTGCTGTTCGTGGGCCGCATTACGCGCCAGAAGGGGATCCTGCACCTCGTGGAGGCGATCCGCCACTTCGACCCCGACATTCAGGTTGTCCTCTGCGCGGGCGCCCCGGACACCGAGGAGATTGGGGCGGAGATGGAGGCGCGGGTGGAGGCCGTCCGCGCCGAGACCGAGAATCGCATCGTGTGGCTCGCCGAGATGCTGCCGCGGGAGGACGTGATTACGATGTACACCCACGCCTCGGTCTTCGTCTGCCCCAGCGTGTACGAGCCGTTCGGCATCATCAACCTGGAGGCGATGGCCTGCGAGACGCCCATCGTGGCCTCGCGCGTCGGCGGCATCCCCGAGATCGTGGTGCCCGACGAGACGGGCCTGCTGGTGGACGTGGACCCGACCGGCGGGGACGACGTGGAGCCCGCCGCCCCCGAGGCCTTTGCCCACGGGCTGGCCGACGGCGTGAACGCCCTCATGCGCGACCCGGACCGGCGCGAGCAGATGGGCACGGCGGCGCGGCGGCGCGTGGAGGCGCAGTTCAGCTGGACCGCCATTGCGGAGCAGACGCTCGGCTTCTACAAGTCGCTGGTGGACGACGGGCACTCCTGA
- a CDS encoding DUF433 domain-containing protein has product MELSRMGFVHVLQTDVESKRSVLMDIQWKDHIESSPEVLKGKPRVKGTRIPVSLILGYLASGSSPDEIIKEFPDLTAKDISACLVYARDLSDFEVAA; this is encoded by the coding sequence ATGGAGCTTTCGCGGATGGGGTTCGTTCATGTACTCCAGACTGACGTTGAATCGAAAAGGTCGGTCCTGATGGATATCCAGTGGAAGGATCACATTGAAAGCTCCCCGGAGGTGCTGAAGGGAAAGCCTCGCGTTAAGGGGACCCGAATTCCCGTGAGTCTCATCCTTGGATATTTGGCTTCCGGATCCTCACCGGACGAGATCATCAAGGAGTTTCCGGACCTGACGGCCAAAGACATTTCTGCCTGTCTGGTGTACGCGCGCGATCTTTCCGACTTCGAAGTCGCGGCGTAA
- a CDS encoding metallophosphoesterase: protein MTTLGIVSDTHGYFHPNLADDLSGVDRILHAGDVGDPAILDGLEAVAPVTAVWGNIDDASLRRRLAEHERFTVAGLDVWMTHIAGRPGRWQDGMGTKLEATPPDVLVCGHSHILQVERVAALDDMLYVNPGAAGKQGFHQTKTCLRLAVEDGRATEAAVVHLDPDASPAQAPDP from the coding sequence GTGACCACGCTCGGCATTGTCTCGGACACCCACGGCTACTTCCATCCCAACCTGGCGGACGACCTGTCGGGGGTGGACCGCATTCTGCACGCCGGGGACGTGGGCGACCCCGCCATTCTGGACGGGCTGGAGGCGGTGGCCCCGGTCACGGCCGTCTGGGGCAACATCGACGATGCCTCCCTTCGCCGTCGGCTCGCCGAGCACGAACGGTTCACGGTGGCCGGGCTCGACGTGTGGATGACCCACATCGCCGGCCGGCCCGGGCGCTGGCAGGACGGAATGGGCACGAAGCTGGAGGCCACCCCGCCCGACGTGCTGGTGTGCGGGCACAGCCACATCCTCCAGGTGGAGCGGGTGGCGGCCCTCGACGACATGCTCTACGTCAACCCCGGTGCCGCGGGCAAACAAGGCTTCCACCAGACGAAGACGTGCCTCCGGCTGGCCGTGGAGGACGGCCGGGCCACGGAGGCGGCGGTGGTGCACCTCGACCCCGACGCGTCGCCGGCCCAGGCCCCAGACCCATGA
- a CDS encoding metal-dependent hydrolase, which translates to MDLTYFGHSTFQIETEDVTLLFDPFFEENPHTETDPGTLAPDVLLITHAHFDHFSDVEAVLEASDPLVISNFEITQYVQEEYGHDAIQPLNEGGSVEFDWGYVESTHARHSSSFPDGSYGGVPNGFVLELGDDVVYNTGDTAPFAEMKWVGDLWDVDVMLAPVGNVFTMGIYGALHSTEMVEPELVIPLHYDTFPPLETDLDAFEDAFDEAGYDTRVFGAGETAAL; encoded by the coding sequence ATGGACCTCACGTACTTCGGGCACTCCACCTTCCAGATCGAGACGGAGGACGTCACGCTGCTCTTCGATCCGTTCTTCGAGGAAAACCCGCACACCGAGACCGATCCGGGAACGCTCGCCCCCGACGTGCTCCTGATCACGCACGCCCACTTCGACCACTTCTCCGACGTCGAGGCGGTGCTGGAGGCCAGCGACCCGCTCGTCATCAGCAACTTCGAGATTACGCAGTACGTCCAGGAGGAGTACGGCCACGACGCGATTCAGCCGCTGAATGAGGGCGGCAGTGTGGAGTTCGACTGGGGCTACGTCGAGTCCACCCACGCGCGGCACAGCTCGTCCTTCCCGGACGGCTCCTACGGCGGCGTGCCCAACGGCTTCGTCCTGGAGCTGGGGGACGACGTGGTCTACAACACCGGCGACACGGCCCCCTTCGCCGAGATGAAGTGGGTGGGCGACCTGTGGGACGTGGACGTGATGCTGGCCCCGGTCGGCAACGTCTTCACGATGGGCATCTACGGCGCGCTCCACTCCACGGAAATGGTGGAGCCGGAGCTGGTCATCCCCCTCCACTACGACACCTTCCCGCCCCTCGAAACGGACCTCGACGCGTTCGAGGACGCCTTCGACGAGGCCGGGTACGACACGCGCGTGTTCGGGGCCGGCGAGACGGCTGCGCTGTAA
- a CDS encoding RNA polymerase sigma factor, with product MELPQPCTASDPTIEALKAGNEHAFRCLFEQERERLRRFVVKLVEDADEAENIVQETFAEAYRQIEDFRGEASVSTWLFSIAKHLAYGHLRTSDRHNYLEHETIEFLQVDRDDSVSGTQREVERSERKQIVHDALQELPDHYRRVVQLRDLEEKSTAEAAEQLDLTEINVRVRLHRARKALREHLCERMEC from the coding sequence ATGGAACTGCCCCAGCCCTGCACCGCCAGCGACCCGACGATTGAGGCCCTCAAGGCCGGCAACGAGCACGCGTTCCGGTGCCTGTTCGAACAGGAGCGCGAACGGCTCCGCCGCTTCGTGGTCAAGCTGGTCGAGGACGCCGACGAAGCGGAAAACATCGTCCAGGAAACTTTCGCCGAGGCCTACCGCCAGATCGAGGACTTTCGGGGCGAGGCGTCGGTGTCGACCTGGCTGTTTTCCATCGCGAAGCACCTGGCGTACGGCCACCTCCGCACGAGCGACCGGCACAACTACCTCGAGCACGAGACCATCGAGTTTCTGCAGGTCGACCGGGACGACTCCGTCAGCGGGACGCAGCGGGAGGTGGAACGGTCCGAGCGGAAGCAGATCGTGCACGACGCCCTTCAGGAGCTGCCGGACCACTACCGACGCGTGGTGCAGCTGCGCGATCTGGAGGAAAAGTCCACCGCGGAGGCGGCCGAGCAGCTCGACCTCACGGAGATCAACGTGCGGGTCCGGCTCCACCGCGCCCGGAAGGCCCTCCGCGAACACCTCTGTGAACGGATGGAGTGTTAA
- a CDS encoding LamG-like jellyroll fold domain-containing protein codes for MARVVCLVFLIGTIGAGIGPRLVDAQAKRTLSAGAPGETVINLFETLDPSSSIDGVRLDLPERWTVRDAHLLRYGTSPVPVRLQSGREPGVVFLALNSSIQGPHELVVQVKPGDHTGTYQWHLTPFTTPLSAHVPARDSVNRRMRRTDRLTRTVEVNPPPRPRGPNQALALTDAAAPSRLQVPPDRAPSRRRSFTVEFWVRTHGLDRVILSSWTGNEAAPYPLEFVTDSGGRLRFYCGRGGRHQALRSTSPVADGQWHHAAVVHDATASVLRLLLDGTVVDSARARALPAQSGALPLALGGRRRAGPERAPSSSDQRFVGRLDELRIWPSARSASAIRRTQSRPFPPAGDAEPFRLSFEEDAPQSGLDAAEGARRVPSHLSFRPPLRRLRARTDGQSVTLRWNAQGVADGTKSGATNAGEFVVERSPDGTSFTPVDRVSPAEAASSSSGAGQAFTYTDDGVSGQVVFYRVRYVPSASGVERSTSTIKIGLGGEPAPERAVDLVGNFPNPFETSTTIAYQVESSRPVTLTIWNLSGKRIATLADGVHEPGYYEQTLTADGLPSGTYFARLETPEGIQSARMVLLK; via the coding sequence ATGGCCCGCGTCGTCTGTCTTGTTTTCCTGATCGGGACGATCGGGGCCGGGATCGGGCCCCGGCTCGTGGACGCACAGGCGAAGCGTACGCTCTCGGCGGGGGCGCCGGGCGAAACGGTGATCAATCTATTCGAGACCCTCGACCCGAGTTCCTCGATCGACGGCGTTCGGCTGGACCTTCCGGAACGCTGGACGGTCCGAGATGCTCACCTCCTCCGATACGGGACGTCGCCCGTCCCGGTTCGCCTCCAGTCCGGCCGCGAACCGGGCGTCGTGTTTCTGGCGCTCAATTCGTCCATTCAGGGCCCGCACGAGCTGGTAGTGCAAGTGAAACCGGGCGACCACACGGGCACATACCAGTGGCACCTCACCCCGTTTACGACGCCCCTCTCTGCCCACGTCCCGGCCCGAGACTCGGTAAACCGACGGATGCGCCGTACGGACCGTCTCACGCGGACCGTGGAGGTCAATCCGCCGCCTCGCCCCCGTGGCCCGAATCAGGCCCTCGCCCTGACCGACGCAGCGGCGCCGTCCCGCCTCCAGGTGCCGCCCGACCGTGCCCCGAGCCGGCGCCGCTCGTTTACCGTCGAGTTCTGGGTACGAACCCACGGCCTCGACCGGGTCATTCTGTCCTCGTGGACGGGCAACGAGGCGGCGCCCTACCCGCTTGAGTTTGTAACCGACTCGGGCGGGCGTCTCCGGTTTTACTGCGGGCGGGGCGGGCGCCACCAGGCCCTCCGCAGCACGAGCCCCGTCGCCGACGGCCAGTGGCACCACGCCGCCGTCGTCCACGACGCGACCGCGTCTGTGCTCCGCCTCCTGCTGGACGGGACGGTGGTCGACTCGGCCCGGGCCCGGGCCCTGCCCGCACAGTCGGGCGCCCTGCCCCTCGCCCTCGGGGGGCGCCGGCGGGCCGGCCCCGAACGGGCCCCCTCATCTTCCGACCAACGCTTCGTCGGGCGGCTCGACGAGCTCCGGATCTGGCCGAGCGCCCGCTCCGCGTCCGCAATCCGCCGGACGCAGAGCCGTCCCTTCCCCCCCGCCGGCGACGCGGAGCCCTTTCGCCTCAGCTTCGAGGAGGACGCGCCGCAATCCGGCCTCGATGCGGCAGAGGGGGCCCGGCGGGTTCCCTCCCACCTGTCGTTCCGGCCGCCTCTACGGCGGCTGCGGGCCCGTACCGACGGGCAGTCCGTCACGCTTCGGTGGAACGCGCAGGGGGTTGCCGACGGAACAAAAAGCGGGGCCACGAACGCCGGGGAGTTTGTCGTCGAGCGCTCCCCCGACGGCACGTCTTTTACGCCCGTCGACCGTGTCTCCCCGGCCGAGGCCGCGTCCTCCTCTTCCGGGGCGGGACAGGCGTTCACGTACACGGACGACGGGGTCTCGGGGCAGGTCGTCTTCTACCGGGTCCGATACGTTCCGTCCGCCTCGGGCGTGGAGCGCAGCACGAGCACGATCAAGATCGGGCTGGGGGGCGAGCCGGCCCCTGAGCGCGCGGTCGACCTCGTCGGCAACTTCCCGAACCCCTTCGAAACGTCCACCACGATTGCGTACCAGGTCGAGTCGTCTCGGCCCGTCACCCTCACGATCTGGAACCTGTCCGGGAAGCGCATCGCCACCCTCGCAGACGGCGTGCACGAGCCCGGCTACTACGAGCAGACGCTGACCGCGGACGGGCTGCCCAGCGGAACGTACTTCGCCCGCCTCGAAACGCCCGAGGGCATCCAGTCGGCCCGGATGGTGCTTCTGAAGTAG
- a CDS encoding choice-of-anchor B family protein has translation MRFRPTERPPFSFWPVALLGLVVFGASPALHAAQGQSSITGAKVACTEGTAGPYPCKDADLLSVLSIEALGGTADTDLNDVWGWTDPQTGTEYALVGRTDGTAFVDVSSPTEPVYVGTLPSHTTASAWRDVKVYADHAFIVSEAPGHGMQVFDLARLRDVSADERPKMFDATAHYDGGESVRLETAHNVAVNTDTGFAYIVGGDASGAAPTCGGGLHMVNVQSPATPTFAGCGPGVATDANGSARFSGPSSAARLGPNARQSGSARAKDAGYTHDAQCVTYRGPDPEHRGDEICINANETVVNIADVTDKDAPVTIAEATYPDVGYVHQAWLTDDHRYLYVDDELDERDGLVDRTRTLVFDVTDLDAPTRAATFFGATGAIDHNQYIAGSYAYQANYTSGLRVLDVAAPEAPEEVAYFDTYPADDAPQFRGAWSTYPFFDRNIVLVSSIGQGLFVVQPRPAPFLSFTVTRRGRSAQLQWTPSAAAQTARTEVEHKTPGAGAWERRRAIAGRPDAQKHDVSVGDLSPGTHRFRLRHVPTDGPARTSRIQSVTILPSAAAVVNGPTPNPTRGRSVIRLTLREPQDLRVALYDEAGRRVRRLHDGRAAAGVIHRFRVRAARHASGTYFLRIRGESVRASRKIVVVQ, from the coding sequence GTGCGGTTCCGGCCCACCGAGCGCCCGCCGTTCTCGTTCTGGCCCGTCGCCCTTCTCGGCCTCGTGGTCTTCGGGGCGAGCCCGGCCCTCCACGCCGCCCAGGGGCAGTCCTCCATCACCGGGGCAAAGGTTGCGTGCACGGAGGGCACCGCGGGCCCGTACCCGTGCAAGGACGCCGACCTGCTTTCGGTCCTGTCGATTGAGGCCCTCGGCGGCACCGCCGACACGGACCTCAACGACGTGTGGGGCTGGACCGACCCCCAGACCGGGACCGAATATGCCCTGGTGGGCCGCACCGACGGCACTGCGTTCGTCGACGTCAGCAGCCCCACGGAGCCGGTCTACGTGGGCACACTTCCCTCCCACACGACGGCGAGCGCCTGGCGCGACGTGAAGGTATACGCCGACCACGCCTTCATCGTCAGCGAGGCGCCCGGGCACGGCATGCAGGTGTTCGACCTTGCGCGTCTCCGGGACGTGAGCGCGGACGAGCGCCCCAAGATGTTCGACGCGACCGCCCACTACGACGGAGGCGAGTCGGTCCGCCTCGAAACGGCGCACAACGTGGCCGTCAACACCGACACGGGATTTGCCTACATCGTGGGCGGGGACGCGTCCGGGGCGGCCCCGACTTGCGGCGGGGGCCTCCACATGGTGAACGTCCAGTCTCCCGCCACTCCCACCTTCGCCGGGTGCGGTCCCGGCGTCGCCACAGACGCCAACGGATCCGCCCGCTTCTCCGGGCCGTCGTCTGCCGCGCGCCTAGGCCCCAACGCCCGTCAATCCGGATCAGCGCGCGCCAAGGACGCCGGGTACACCCACGACGCGCAGTGCGTCACGTACCGGGGGCCGGATCCCGAGCACCGGGGCGACGAGATCTGCATCAACGCCAACGAGACCGTCGTCAACATCGCGGACGTGACCGACAAGGACGCCCCAGTGACCATCGCCGAGGCGACGTATCCAGACGTCGGGTACGTCCACCAGGCGTGGCTTACAGACGATCACCGCTACCTCTACGTCGACGACGAGCTGGACGAACGGGACGGGCTCGTCGACCGCACGCGCACCCTCGTCTTTGACGTGACGGACCTGGACGCCCCTACGCGCGCGGCAACCTTCTTTGGAGCAACCGGCGCCATCGACCACAACCAGTACATTGCCGGCTCGTACGCCTACCAGGCCAATTACACGAGCGGGCTCCGGGTCCTGGACGTGGCCGCGCCCGAGGCCCCGGAGGAGGTGGCGTACTTCGATACCTACCCGGCCGACGACGCGCCCCAGTTTCGGGGCGCGTGGAGCACCTACCCGTTCTTTGACCGCAACATCGTGCTCGTGAGCAGCATCGGGCAGGGGCTGTTCGTGGTACAGCCACGGCCGGCCCCCTTCCTGTCGTTCACGGTCACACGCCGGGGCCGGAGCGCACAGCTCCAGTGGACCCCCTCCGCGGCCGCCCAGACCGCACGGACGGAGGTCGAGCACAAGACGCCCGGGGCGGGCGCCTGGGAGCGCCGGAGAGCCATTGCGGGACGCCCCGACGCGCAGAAGCACGACGTCTCCGTCGGCGACCTGTCGCCGGGCACCCACCGGTTTCGGCTGCGACACGTCCCGACGGACGGGCCGGCCCGCACGAGCCGGATTCAATCCGTAACGATTCTGCCGTCCGCCGCGGCCGTGGTGAACGGCCCCACCCCCAATCCGACCCGCGGCCGGTCCGTGATCCGACTCACGCTCCGCGAGCCCCAAGACCTCCGCGTGGCCCTGTACGACGAAGCCGGGCGCCGCGTCCGGCGGCTCCACGACGGCCGCGCCGCGGCGGGCGTGATCCACCGATTCCGCGTCCGTGCCGCCCGGCACGCCAGCGGCACGTACTTTCTCCGCATTCGGGGAGAGTCGGTGCGGGCCTCGCGCAAAATTGTCGTCGTGCAGTAG
- a CDS encoding DUF5615 family PIN-like protein — MQFFADHCVPRSIGDTLESEGHEVIRLSARLRVDAEDSAVIEEAQKIGAILLSLNGDFADLLRYPPEEYGGIVALQVRNRPEAIPSIMDRLLEYLGQHPDRSHYVGKLLLVEAHRIRVRSGT; from the coding sequence ATGCAGTTCTTCGCAGATCACTGTGTGCCGCGTTCGATTGGCGACACGCTGGAGTCAGAAGGACACGAGGTCATTCGATTATCGGCCCGGCTTCGGGTTGATGCTGAGGATTCGGCTGTCATCGAAGAGGCCCAGAAGATCGGGGCGATCCTTTTATCGCTCAACGGGGACTTTGCGGATCTCCTTCGGTATCCGCCGGAGGAGTATGGAGGCATCGTTGCACTCCAAGTCCGGAACCGCCCCGAGGCGATTCCCTCAATCATGGATAGGCTACTCGAATATTTGGGGCAACATCCCGATCGATCGCACTACGTCGGGAAGCTTTTACTGGTCGAAGCCCATCGTATCCGTGTTCGGAGCGGCACATAA
- a CDS encoding glucose-1-phosphate adenylyltransferase, whose translation MSTSLDNSILTVILGGGKGTRLYPLTKLRAKPAVPLAGRYRLIDVPVSTSINSGITRIFVLTQYNSASLNRHLARAYQFDRFSNGFVSILAAEQTPSSKDWFQGTADAVRRSLPHIEGHRHRHVLILSGDQLYSMDYRKMLAHHRETDADVTLGTIPVAADDATSFGILKTDDEHIITEFHEKPDRDELDGLESPVGPGLEDEGRVYHASMGMYIFDREPLHELLNANPNDHDFGNQIIPKAIDKMRVASYPFSDYWSDIGTIRSFYEANLMLAEPEPPFSLYDPNRPLYTRARMLPPAKVQNSTVQDSLITEGSLVENSQISKSVVGIRSYVGPDTTLKNTVMMGADHFRWHDMEERGFVEGPANPGIGENSYVEGAIIDKNVSIGKRCIIKNRDNVQEAEEDLYHIRDGIVVIPKNTRIPDDTII comes from the coding sequence ATGTCCACGTCGCTCGACAACTCCATCCTGACCGTCATCCTCGGTGGCGGCAAGGGCACCCGCCTCTACCCCCTCACCAAGCTCCGCGCCAAGCCGGCCGTGCCCCTCGCCGGGCGCTACCGACTGATCGACGTGCCCGTCTCCACGAGCATCAACTCGGGCATCACCCGCATCTTCGTCCTCACCCAGTACAACTCGGCCAGCCTCAACCGCCACCTGGCGCGGGCCTACCAGTTCGACCGCTTCAGCAACGGCTTCGTGTCGATTTTGGCGGCCGAGCAGACCCCCTCGTCGAAAGACTGGTTCCAGGGCACCGCCGACGCGGTGCGGCGCAGCCTGCCCCACATCGAGGGCCACCGGCACCGCCACGTGCTCATCCTCTCGGGGGACCAACTCTACTCGATGGACTACCGCAAGATGCTGGCCCACCACCGGGAGACCGACGCGGACGTCACGCTCGGCACCATTCCGGTGGCGGCCGACGACGCCACGTCCTTCGGCATCCTGAAGACCGACGACGAGCACATCATCACCGAATTTCACGAGAAGCCCGACCGCGATGAACTCGACGGCCTGGAGAGCCCGGTCGGCCCTGGCCTCGAAGACGAAGGCCGCGTCTACCATGCCTCGATGGGGATGTACATCTTCGACCGCGAGCCCCTGCACGAGCTGCTCAACGCCAACCCGAACGACCACGACTTCGGCAACCAGATCATCCCGAAGGCGATCGACAAGATGCGGGTGGCGAGCTACCCGTTCTCCGACTACTGGAGCGACATCGGCACCATCCGCTCCTTCTACGAGGCGAACCTGATGCTGGCGGAACCGGAGCCGCCCTTCAGCCTCTACGACCCGAATCGCCCCCTCTACACCCGCGCCCGGATGCTGCCCCCGGCGAAGGTCCAGAACTCGACCGTCCAGGATTCGCTAATCACGGAGGGCAGCCTCGTCGAAAACAGTCAAATCTCCAAGTCCGTCGTCGGCATTCGCTCGTACGTCGGCCCGGACACCACCCTCAAGAACACGGTCATGATGGGGGCCGACCACTTCCGGTGGCACGACATGGAGGAGCGCGGCTTCGTGGAGGGCCCGGCCAACCCCGGAATCGGAGAGAACTCCTACGTCGAGGGCGCCATCATCGACAAGAACGTCTCCATCGGCAAGCGGTGCATCATCAAGAACCGGGACAACGTGCAGGAGGCCGAGGAGGACCTCTACCACATCCGCGACGGGATCGTCGTCATCCCCAAAAACACGCGCATCCCGGACGACACCATCATATAA